A genomic region of Alphaproteobacteria bacterium contains the following coding sequences:
- a CDS encoding lipoprotein-releasing ABC transporter permease subunit, producing the protein MLFTPFERMVAFRYLRARRSEGFISVIAGFSLLGIALGVATLIIVMAVMNGFRDELLTRILGLNGHATVRSIAGSMADFDPLADRLRVADGVVTIAPIVEGQVMATANRRAAGAVVRGIRPGDLRAREIVSDNIVEGSLDEFGQDGGIAVGGRLARNLGLKIGDRVNLVAPEGSVTLFGTVPRMAAYPIVAIFRVGMFEYDNTFIFMPLESAQTFFRQDDSVSFLEVYFDNPEFALTAVPALQDIAGVTNHVLDWQRLNYSFFNALQVERNVMFLILTLIILVAAFNIISSLIMLVKDKGRDIAILRTMGATSGSVLRIFFICGASIGVIGTLTGFGLGIAFATNIESIRQALQSLTGTELFAAEIYFLSRLPAVIDWTEVASVVLMGLGLSFLATAYPAWRAARLDPVEALRYE; encoded by the coding sequence ATGTTGTTTACGCCGTTCGAGCGCATGGTCGCGTTTCGCTATCTGCGGGCGCGTCGGAGCGAAGGATTCATTTCCGTCATTGCCGGTTTCTCGCTGTTGGGTATCGCGCTCGGCGTCGCCACGCTGATCATCGTGATGGCGGTGATGAACGGTTTCCGCGATGAATTACTGACCCGGATCCTCGGTCTGAACGGCCATGCCACGGTTCGCAGCATCGCCGGATCCATGGCGGACTTCGATCCGCTCGCCGATCGGCTTCGCGTCGCCGATGGCGTCGTAACCATCGCGCCGATCGTCGAGGGGCAGGTCATGGCGACGGCCAATCGCCGCGCCGCCGGTGCGGTGGTTCGGGGAATACGCCCAGGCGATCTGCGCGCGAGAGAGATCGTCTCCGATAATATCGTGGAGGGTTCGCTCGACGAGTTCGGTCAGGACGGCGGCATCGCGGTCGGTGGCCGCCTGGCGCGCAACCTCGGCCTCAAGATCGGTGACAGGGTCAACCTCGTCGCGCCGGAGGGAAGCGTGACCCTGTTCGGCACAGTGCCGCGCATGGCGGCCTATCCGATCGTCGCGATCTTCCGCGTCGGCATGTTCGAATACGACAATACCTTTATCTTCATGCCCCTCGAATCGGCGCAGACCTTCTTCCGGCAAGATGATTCGGTGAGCTTCCTCGAGGTCTATTTCGACAATCCGGAGTTCGCCCTGACCGCCGTCCCGGCGCTCCAGGACATCGCCGGCGTCACCAATCATGTTCTCGATTGGCAGCGATTGAATTACAGTTTTTTCAATGCGTTACAGGTCGAACGTAATGTAATGTTTCTGATCTTGACGCTGATTATTTTGGTCGCCGCGTTCAATATCATATCGAGCTTGATCATGCTGGTGAAAGACAAGGGTCGTGACATCGCGATCCTCCGCACGATGGGCGCGACGAGCGGTTCGGTGCTGCGCATCTTCTTCATCTGCGGCGCCAGCATCGGTGTCATCGGCACCTTGACCGGGTTTGGCCTGGGGATCGCGTTCGCCACCAATATCGAATCCATTCGGCAGGCGCTGCAGAGCCTGACCGGAACCGAATTGTTCGCCGCCGAGATTTATTTTCTGTCGCGGTTGCCGGCGGTTATCGACTGGACGGAGGTGGCCTCGGTCGTCCTCATGGGGCTTGGCCTCTCGTTCCTCGCCACCGCCTATCCGGCATGGCGCGCGGCGCGGCTCGATCCGGTCGAGGCGTTGCGCTATGAGTGA
- a CDS encoding ABC transporter ATP-binding protein has protein sequence MSDALALEMRDVVRTFQQASSRLEVLQGVNLQLSRGEIVALVGPSGAGKSTLLHIAGLLEKPDSGDVLIDGDDTGALSDDARTRTRRERLGFVYQYHHLLPEFSALENIMLPQLVARMPKHESRRRATELLDMMGLNDRADHRPARLSGGEQQRVAIARAMANVPAVLLADEPTGNLDPHTADAVFGQLITLVHATGLAALVATHNVDLARRMDRILELQEGVLVAR, from the coding sequence ATGAGTGACGCGCTCGCGCTCGAAATGCGCGATGTCGTTCGGACCTTTCAGCAGGCGTCGTCGCGACTGGAGGTGCTGCAGGGCGTGAACCTGCAGCTCTCGCGGGGCGAGATCGTGGCTCTGGTCGGGCCCTCCGGGGCTGGAAAGTCGACGCTGTTGCATATTGCCGGACTGCTCGAGAAACCCGATTCGGGTGATGTTCTCATTGACGGCGACGACACCGGCGCCCTGTCTGACGACGCGCGGACACGGACGCGCCGCGAGAGGCTCGGTTTTGTCTATCAGTATCACCACCTGCTGCCGGAGTTCTCGGCGCTGGAGAACATCATGCTGCCTCAGTTGGTGGCACGGATGCCGAAGCACGAGTCGCGGCGCCGGGCGACGGAGCTGTTGGATATGATGGGCCTCAACGATCGCGCCGACCATCGCCCGGCACGACTGTCCGGAGGTGAGCAACAGCGAGTCGCCATCGCCCGCGCGATGGCCAATGTGCCGGCCGTGCTGCTCGCCGACGAGCCGACCGGAAATCTCGATCCGCATACCGCCGATGCCGTCTTCGGCCAGCTCATCACCTTGGTTCATGCGACCGGTCTGGCGGCGCTCGTCGCGACCCACAATGTGGATCTTGCGCGGCGCATGGACCGCATTCTCGAGCTTCAAGAAGGCGTTCTCGTCGCACGCTGA
- the dnaE gene encoding DNA polymerase III subunit alpha, producing the protein MSHSPFIHLRVHTTYSLSEGAIRIPELVALCRNENMPAVAITDTNNLFGALAFAEACREAGIQPIIGCQVAVDTGRPLPTENGVPASFDQLVLLVQNETGYRNLLDLVSASFVDTDSSADPHVTIDQVASRASGLICLTAGPAGPLGSRLQDGQVDAAEDMLLRLKGAFGDRLYIEIMRHGLECEDAIESALVELAYRHELPLVATNEVFFGDAAMYEAHDALVCIAGGAYVDQADRRRLTPDHRFRSADDMRAVFADMPEALDNTLVIARRCAFMPEARAPILPAFPTIDERDEGEELARRAKEALESRLEANVYTADMDAAAREAAGEPYRQRLSYELEIILGMGFPGYFLIVADFIGWAKEKAIPVGPGRGSGAGSVVAWALGITDLDPLRWGLLFERFLNPERISMPDFDVDFCQERRDEVIHYVQERYGRENVAQIITFGTLQARAALRDVGRVLRMPYGQIDRICKLVPNNPANPVKLQQAIDDEPQLQEMRREDETVARLINIALKLEGLHRHASTHAAGLVIGDRPLKELIPLYRDPRSDMPVTQFDMKWAEKAGLVKFDFLGLKTLSVLSRTVELLSQRGVEVDLARLPLDDAATYAMLSRGESTGVFQMEGSGMRDTLRRLRPDRFEDLIAVVALYRPGPMNNIPRYIACKHGEETPDYLDPSLEPILKETFGIMIYQEQVMQIAQVLCGFSLGHADVLRRAMGKKQKAEMAAQRKAFIDGAAANGVDQSRASQIFDQVDKFAGYGFNKSHAAAYALVAYQTAWLKANHPVEFMAALMSFDLNNTDKLAGFRQEVGRLGIPMRPPDINRSEANFTVEDEDDGGVIRYALAALKNVGAQAVDAVVAERQANGPFKDLADLAGRLDNRVLNKRLLESLAASGALEPLMTNRRRVYEGVETVLRHANAAANDRHSNQHNLFGGNDNEAAEEIPLPDVEDWPVMDRLKREFEAVGYYLSAHPLDAYGKGLQRLDVLSSRDLIATVGPGEGKRIKMAGTIIGRQERTSARGNRFAFVQLSDPGGDFEVTVFSEILASARDLLDSGDSVLVTIDARHEDDQVRLLAQGFESLDHAAARTAAGLVVYLDDEAVLPNLASVIDRQEPGRGRVHLILDAEGREVDLLLENTYQISAATRAAIKSIPGIVEVRDI; encoded by the coding sequence ATGAGCCACAGCCCTTTCATCCATCTCCGCGTTCACACGACCTATTCGCTTTCGGAAGGCGCGATCAGAATTCCGGAACTGGTGGCCCTGTGCCGAAACGAAAACATGCCGGCGGTGGCGATCACCGATACCAACAATCTCTTCGGTGCCCTGGCCTTTGCCGAGGCCTGCCGTGAAGCCGGTATTCAGCCCATCATCGGCTGCCAGGTTGCGGTCGATACGGGCCGGCCGCTACCAACCGAGAATGGCGTGCCGGCTTCCTTTGATCAACTCGTTCTCCTGGTTCAGAACGAGACCGGTTACCGCAATCTCCTCGACCTCGTCAGCGCCTCGTTCGTCGACACCGACAGTTCGGCGGACCCTCATGTCACGATCGACCAAGTTGCCTCCCGCGCGTCGGGCTTAATTTGCCTAACCGCCGGACCGGCGGGGCCGCTCGGCAGTCGGCTGCAGGACGGGCAGGTCGACGCGGCGGAGGATATGCTGCTGCGGCTGAAAGGCGCGTTCGGCGATCGTCTCTATATCGAAATCATGCGACACGGTCTGGAATGTGAAGATGCCATCGAATCGGCGCTCGTCGAACTCGCGTATCGCCACGAGCTGCCGCTGGTTGCGACCAATGAGGTCTTCTTCGGCGATGCCGCCATGTACGAAGCACACGATGCCCTGGTCTGCATCGCCGGCGGCGCTTACGTCGATCAAGCCGACCGGCGCCGGCTTACTCCGGATCACCGCTTTCGATCGGCGGACGATATGCGCGCCGTGTTCGCCGACATGCCCGAGGCGCTCGACAATACCCTGGTCATCGCCAGACGCTGCGCGTTCATGCCCGAAGCGCGTGCGCCCATCCTGCCGGCGTTCCCGACCATCGATGAGCGCGACGAAGGCGAAGAGCTTGCGCGCCGGGCGAAGGAAGCGCTCGAATCCCGCCTCGAGGCGAACGTCTACACGGCCGACATGGACGCGGCGGCGCGGGAAGCGGCGGGCGAACCCTATCGGCAACGGCTATCCTACGAGCTGGAAATAATCCTCGGCATGGGATTTCCCGGCTATTTCCTGATCGTTGCCGATTTCATTGGCTGGGCCAAGGAGAAGGCGATCCCGGTCGGCCCAGGTCGTGGGTCCGGTGCCGGATCGGTGGTTGCCTGGGCGCTCGGCATAACCGATCTCGATCCCCTGCGATGGGGTCTCTTGTTCGAGAGATTTCTCAACCCCGAGCGTATATCGATGCCGGATTTCGACGTTGATTTCTGCCAGGAACGCCGCGACGAGGTTATTCACTACGTCCAGGAGCGTTACGGCCGGGAAAATGTCGCGCAGATCATCACCTTCGGTACGCTTCAGGCACGAGCCGCCCTGCGCGACGTTGGCCGGGTGCTGCGCATGCCGTACGGACAGATCGACCGCATCTGCAAGCTGGTACCGAACAATCCCGCCAACCCGGTCAAGCTTCAGCAGGCAATCGACGACGAGCCGCAATTACAGGAGATGCGGCGCGAAGACGAGACCGTCGCGCGGTTGATCAATATTGCGCTGAAGCTCGAGGGACTGCACCGCCACGCCTCGACCCATGCTGCCGGCCTGGTGATCGGTGATCGGCCGCTCAAGGAACTGATCCCGCTCTACCGCGACCCTCGGTCGGACATGCCGGTGACCCAGTTCGATATGAAATGGGCCGAGAAGGCAGGCCTCGTGAAGTTCGACTTCCTTGGCCTCAAGACGCTGAGCGTCCTGTCACGAACGGTCGAGCTGTTGAGCCAACGCGGGGTCGAGGTCGACCTTGCCCGCCTGCCTCTGGATGACGCGGCCACTTACGCCATGTTGTCCCGTGGTGAATCGACCGGGGTGTTCCAGATGGAAGGGTCGGGCATGAGGGATACGCTGCGCCGACTGCGGCCGGATCGATTTGAAGACCTGATTGCGGTCGTTGCGCTCTATCGCCCGGGACCGATGAATAACATCCCTCGCTATATCGCCTGTAAGCATGGCGAGGAAACGCCGGACTACCTCGATCCTTCCCTGGAGCCTATCCTGAAGGAGACCTTCGGGATCATGATCTACCAGGAACAGGTCATGCAGATTGCCCAGGTGCTGTGCGGATTCAGCCTCGGCCATGCCGACGTGCTGCGCCGGGCCATGGGTAAGAAGCAGAAGGCGGAGATGGCGGCCCAACGCAAGGCGTTCATCGACGGTGCCGCCGCCAACGGCGTCGACCAATCGCGGGCGTCGCAAATTTTCGATCAGGTCGACAAGTTCGCCGGTTACGGTTTCAACAAGTCCCATGCCGCGGCGTATGCGCTCGTTGCCTATCAAACGGCGTGGTTGAAGGCGAACCATCCGGTCGAATTCATGGCCGCATTGATGAGTTTTGACCTGAACAATACCGATAAACTGGCCGGCTTTCGCCAAGAGGTGGGGCGACTGGGCATTCCGATGCGGCCGCCCGATATCAACCGATCCGAAGCGAATTTCACCGTCGAGGACGAGGATGATGGCGGGGTCATACGTTACGCCCTGGCGGCGTTGAAAAATGTCGGCGCTCAGGCGGTCGATGCCGTGGTCGCCGAACGCCAGGCCAATGGGCCGTTCAAGGATCTTGCCGACCTCGCGGGGCGGCTCGACAACCGAGTCCTCAACAAGCGTCTCCTCGAGAGCCTCGCCGCGTCCGGCGCCCTCGAGCCTTTGATGACGAACCGGAGGCGGGTTTACGAGGGTGTCGAGACGGTATTGCGACACGCAAACGCCGCTGCCAACGACCGGCATAGCAATCAGCACAACCTCTTCGGCGGCAATGACAACGAGGCGGCCGAGGAGATTCCGTTGCCCGACGTCGAGGATTGGCCGGTCATGGATCGTCTCAAGCGCGAATTCGAAGCGGTCGGATATTACCTGTCGGCACACCCGCTTGATGCCTATGGCAAAGGGCTCCAGCGTCTAGACGTGCTGTCGTCGCGAGATCTGATCGCCACGGTCGGACCCGGCGAAGGCAAACGGATCAAGATGGCGGGCACAATCATCGGCCGGCAGGAGCGTACTTCGGCGCGCGGCAATCGATTCGCGTTTGTTCAATTGTCCGATCCTGGCGGCGATTTCGAGGTGACCGTGTTTTCGGAAATTCTGGCCTCGGCCCGCGATTTGCTGGACAGCGGGGATTCTGTTTTGGTTACCATCGATGCTCGCCACGAGGACGATCAGGTCCGTCTGCTGGCTCAGGGCTTCGAATCCCTGGATCATGCCGCGGCTCGCACCGCCGCCGGTCTCGTCGTTTACCTCGACGATGAAGCGGTGCTGCCCAACCTGGCCAGCGTGATCGACCGACAGGAGCCGGGTCGCGGTCGTGTCCACCTAATCCTCGATGCCGAGGGACGGGAAGTCGATCTGTTGTTGGAAAACACCTATCAGATCTCCGCCGCGACGCGGGCGGCGATTAAGTCGATACCTGGAATCGTCGAGGTTCGCGATATCTAG
- the rpsB gene encoding 30S ribosomal protein S2: MAVPTVSMRELLEAGVHFGHHTRRWNPKMEPFIFGVRNKVHILDLRQTVPMLQRGLDAVRDVVSNGGRVLYVGTKRQASERIAEAAERCGQYYVNHRWLGGMLTNWKTMSNSIRRLREVEAELQEEESGRTKKELLRLIRERDKLDRALGGIKDMGGLPDILFVIDTNKESIAVAEARKLKIPVIAVVDSNSDPEGIEYPVPGNDDSLRAINLYCDLVSTAVLDGLQEEAAAGGVDVGEAEEPVVEELVVAQAEDQPAAAAGDGEAASGNGASEDAAGDPAAAEATAEVATETAAESAPDQPAVEETAKEAPA; this comes from the coding sequence ATGGCAGTGCCGACCGTTTCTATGCGCGAGCTTCTTGAGGCTGGCGTACATTTTGGGCACCACACCCGCCGCTGGAACCCGAAAATGGAGCCGTTCATTTTTGGCGTTCGCAACAAAGTCCACATACTCGACCTCAGACAAACCGTGCCGATGCTGCAGCGCGGTCTCGATGCGGTCCGCGACGTCGTCTCGAACGGCGGCCGTGTTCTCTATGTTGGAACCAAGCGGCAAGCCAGCGAGCGAATCGCGGAAGCGGCAGAGCGCTGTGGACAATACTATGTCAACCATCGCTGGCTCGGCGGCATGTTGACCAATTGGAAGACGATGTCGAATTCCATTCGGCGTTTGCGTGAGGTCGAGGCCGAATTGCAGGAAGAGGAATCGGGCCGGACCAAAAAGGAACTCCTGCGCCTGATCCGCGAACGCGACAAGCTCGACCGCGCGTTGGGTGGGATCAAGGACATGGGCGGATTGCCCGATATCCTATTCGTCATTGATACCAATAAGGAATCGATCGCCGTTGCCGAAGCGCGGAAGCTGAAGATTCCGGTGATCGCGGTCGTCGACAGCAACTCGGACCCGGAAGGGATCGAATATCCCGTGCCCGGCAACGACGATTCATTGCGGGCGATCAATCTTTACTGCGATCTGGTGTCGACGGCGGTTCTTGACGGCCTCCAGGAAGAGGCGGCGGCCGGCGGTGTCGATGTCGGCGAGGCCGAGGAACCGGTCGTCGAGGAACTGGTTGTCGCCCAGGCCGAGGACCAGCCCGCCGCGGCCGCCGGTGACGGCGAGGCCGCCTCCGGCAACGGGGCCAGCGAGGACGCTGCCGGTGACCCAGCGGCCGCTGAAGCGACGGCCGAGGTTGCCACCGAAACGGCCGCGGAGTCGGCGCCGGACCAGCCTGCCGTCGAGGAGACCGCGAAGGAAGCACCGGCCTAG
- a CDS encoding elongation factor Ts — MAEITAGLVKELRQQTGAGMMDCKKALTESSGDLEMAVDWLRKKGLSAAAKKAGRVAAEGLVAALVDGRRGVLVEVNSETDFVARNEIFQEFVASVAQIALVEGGDLEKIKVSNFPATGRTVEEELAHQIATIGENMTLRRVASVSVDSGIVASYVHNQAAPGLGKIGVLVGLESTADEKALALVGKQLAMHVAAANPQAIERTSVDSVALDREREVLAEQARASGKPEEIIEKMVEGRLRKFYEEVVLLEQTFVVDGESKVQGVLDVAGEEAGAPINVGGFVRFALGEGIEKPD, encoded by the coding sequence ATGGCGGAGATCACGGCCGGCCTTGTAAAGGAATTGCGGCAGCAGACCGGGGCCGGAATGATGGATTGCAAGAAGGCGCTGACCGAATCCAGCGGCGATCTTGAGATGGCGGTCGATTGGCTGCGTAAGAAGGGCTTGTCGGCGGCGGCCAAGAAAGCGGGGCGCGTTGCCGCTGAAGGACTTGTCGCGGCGCTCGTCGATGGTCGTCGGGGTGTCTTGGTGGAAGTCAATTCAGAGACCGATTTCGTCGCCCGGAACGAAATTTTCCAGGAATTTGTGGCGTCGGTCGCGCAAATCGCGTTGGTGGAGGGTGGCGATCTCGAAAAGATCAAGGTGAGTAATTTTCCGGCCACCGGTCGAACGGTCGAAGAAGAGCTGGCCCACCAAATCGCGACGATCGGGGAAAACATGACGTTGCGCCGTGTCGCTTCGGTGTCGGTCGATAGCGGGATCGTGGCGAGTTATGTCCACAATCAGGCGGCACCCGGACTGGGCAAGATCGGAGTCCTGGTCGGGTTGGAATCGACCGCCGACGAAAAGGCGCTGGCGCTCGTCGGTAAACAGCTTGCGATGCATGTTGCGGCGGCCAATCCGCAGGCCATCGAGCGCACGAGCGTAGATTCCGTCGCGCTCGACCGTGAGCGGGAAGTCCTCGCGGAACAGGCGCGGGCGTCCGGCAAGCCCGAGGAGATCATCGAGAAAATGGTCGAAGGACGGCTGCGCAAGTTCTACGAGGAAGTGGTGCTTCTCGAACAAACATTCGTTGTCGATGGTGAATCCAAGGTGCAGGGGGTTCTCGACGTGGCCGGCGAGGAAGCCGGCGCACCGATCAATGTGGGCGGGTTTGTCCGCTTTGCCCTCGGCGAAGGCATCGAAAAGCCGGACTAG
- a CDS encoding UMP kinase: MESAPRFRRVLLKLSGEALLGTREYGLCAKTVDQVAADIAAVSQSGIEVCVVVGGGNIFRGISGAAAGLERASADYMGMLATVINSLALQNAVERHGIATRVMSAIRMDTVCEPYIRRRALRHLDKGRIVIFAAGTGNPFFTTDTAAALRASEMSCDGLLKGTKVDGVYSADPMVDSGAERYDRLSYMDVLSRDLKVMDTSAIALARENGIPILVFSIQNAGAFAGVVRGEGQFTYVGSED, from the coding sequence ATGGAAAGCGCGCCAAGATTTCGCCGCGTTCTTTTGAAGTTATCGGGTGAAGCGCTATTGGGCACGCGGGAATATGGTTTGTGCGCAAAGACCGTCGATCAGGTCGCAGCGGATATTGCGGCCGTCAGTCAAAGCGGCATCGAAGTATGTGTCGTCGTTGGCGGCGGAAATATATTCCGCGGCATCTCCGGTGCGGCGGCGGGGCTGGAACGGGCGAGTGCGGATTACATGGGCATGCTGGCCACGGTCATCAATTCGTTGGCCCTTCAGAACGCGGTCGAACGCCATGGCATTGCGACCCGAGTGATGTCCGCGATCCGAATGGATACCGTTTGCGAGCCCTATATCCGGCGGCGCGCCCTGCGCCACTTGGACAAAGGACGTATCGTCATATTCGCCGCCGGGACCGGCAATCCGTTTTTCACGACCGATACCGCGGCAGCGCTGCGAGCGTCGGAAATGAGCTGCGACGGGCTGTTGAAGGGAACCAAGGTCGATGGCGTCTACAGCGCCGACCCTATGGTGGATAGCGGTGCGGAAAGATATGATCGGCTGAGCTACATGGATGTGCTGTCACGTGATCTGAAAGTCATGGATACCTCGGCTATCGCGCTGGCACGTGAGAACGGCATTCCGATTCTGGTGTTTTCAATACAGAATGCTGGGGCTTTTGCCGGGGTCGTCCGCGGCGAGGGGCAATTCACGTATGTCGGCAGCGAGGATTGA
- the frr gene encoding ribosome recycling factor, with the protein MANPDTKDLKRRMQGAVDVLGQEFAGLRTGRASTSLLDPLTVDAYGSQLPLNQAGTIGVPEPRMLTVQVWDKSLVKAVESAIRESGLGLNPQSDGTLVRVPIPELSEERRVELTKIAGKYAEQGRVAIRNVRRDGMETLKRMEKDHEISQDEHRAWADDIQKMTDDFIRRIDEALAHKEEEIMQV; encoded by the coding sequence GTGGCTAATCCAGACACCAAGGACCTAAAGCGAAGGATGCAGGGTGCGGTCGACGTGCTAGGGCAGGAATTCGCCGGACTTCGAACCGGGCGCGCGTCGACCAGCCTTCTCGATCCGTTGACCGTTGATGCATACGGTTCGCAACTACCGCTCAATCAGGCAGGGACCATCGGCGTACCCGAACCACGTATGCTGACAGTGCAAGTTTGGGACAAGAGCTTGGTCAAGGCCGTCGAATCGGCTATCCGGGAATCCGGGCTCGGGTTGAATCCGCAGTCGGATGGCACGCTGGTCCGGGTTCCGATCCCGGAACTCAGTGAAGAGCGCCGGGTCGAGCTGACCAAGATCGCCGGCAAATACGCGGAGCAGGGCAGGGTGGCGATAAGAAATGTCCGACGTGATGGTATGGAGACTCTAAAGCGAATGGAGAAGGATCACGAAATCTCCCAGGACGAACACCGGGCCTGGGCGGACGATATTCAAAAAATGACAGACGACTTCATTCGCCGGATCGACGAAGCTTTGGCACATAAAGAAGAAGAGATTATGCAGGTTTGA
- a CDS encoding isoprenyl transferase has translation MGALPSKIENAEAPTHVAIIMDGNGRWARARGLPRTAGHRRGAESVRRAVETARTIGISYLTLYGFSSENWKRPPNEVDDLMGLLRLYLRSEIKDLSRNSVRVRVIGDRGKLPTDIVDLIEDAEQTTVGNSALTLIVALSYGARAEITAAARCVARKVKSGELEPNDVDEHVFERFLSTDGIPDPDLLIRTSGEQRLSNFLLWQCAYAELVFVDTLWPDFTRDDFEDAIDEFRRRERRYGTAAT, from the coding sequence ATGGGCGCGCTTCCGTCGAAAATCGAGAACGCCGAGGCTCCTACTCACGTTGCCATAATTATGGACGGCAACGGGCGCTGGGCGCGCGCGCGCGGCTTGCCGCGCACCGCCGGTCACAGACGGGGCGCCGAATCGGTGCGACGCGCGGTCGAAACCGCGCGCACGATCGGAATTTCGTACCTTACGCTCTACGGCTTTTCATCCGAGAACTGGAAACGCCCACCGAATGAGGTCGACGACCTGATGGGCCTTCTGCGTCTTTATCTCCGGAGTGAGATCAAGGATTTAAGCCGCAACAGTGTCCGCGTGCGGGTCATCGGCGATCGAGGGAAACTGCCCACCGACATCGTGGATCTCATCGAGGACGCCGAGCAGACCACTGTCGGAAACAGTGCGCTGACATTGATCGTCGCGCTGAGTTATGGCGCACGGGCTGAAATCACCGCCGCCGCTCGTTGCGTGGCCCGCAAGGTCAAGAGCGGCGAGCTGGAACCGAACGATGTCGACGAGCATGTATTCGAGCGCTTCTTGTCGACCGATGGAATTCCCGATCCGGATCTCTTGATTCGCACCAGCGGTGAACAACGCCTCAGCAATTTCCTGCTGTGGCAATGCGCGTACGCCGAACTGGTCTTCGTCGATACGCTATGGCCCGATTTCACTCGTGACGATTTCGAAGACGCGATCGATGAGTTTCGGCGTCGAGAACGCCGCTATGGCACAGCGGCAACCTAG
- a CDS encoding phosphatidate cytidylyltransferase — protein MTRLRTLSALVLAPVTLAAVYAGSPVFDLLVITAGVIMAWEWTRLTGNGRFGFAGATLIAVIFVDILIVAVGWPIAVIPIAIGGAVITAGVANWEGSERPIWMGAGALYVGLPSAALLWLRDYSGDGLVIVIWLLVVVWATDIGAYFAGRTIGGPKLAPAISPNKTWAGLAGGVLLAGATGAVIAGLVDVTNATIPAVVGGLMAIVAQAGDLVESKIKRIFGVKDTSNLIPGHGGLLDRLDGVVAVAPTLVFINWIWGGEILTW, from the coding sequence ATGACGAGACTACGCACGCTCTCCGCCCTTGTGCTCGCTCCGGTCACGCTGGCGGCGGTCTATGCCGGAAGTCCGGTATTTGATCTATTGGTCATCACAGCAGGCGTGATTATGGCCTGGGAATGGACGCGATTGACAGGAAACGGACGATTCGGTTTCGCCGGCGCGACCCTGATTGCCGTCATCTTTGTCGATATCCTGATAGTCGCAGTTGGATGGCCGATCGCGGTGATTCCGATTGCGATTGGCGGTGCAGTCATTACCGCCGGAGTCGCGAACTGGGAAGGCAGCGAGCGACCGATTTGGATGGGTGCTGGCGCCCTCTATGTTGGCCTTCCGTCGGCCGCCTTGCTTTGGTTGCGTGATTATTCGGGCGACGGGCTGGTGATCGTGATATGGCTCCTCGTTGTGGTCTGGGCGACCGATATCGGAGCCTATTTCGCCGGGCGTACCATTGGCGGACCGAAGCTCGCCCCCGCCATCAGCCCCAACAAGACATGGGCCGGATTGGCGGGCGGAGTGTTGTTGGCGGGAGCGACCGGTGCTGTCATTGCGGGCCTTGTTGATGTAACCAATGCGACCATACCTGCGGTGGTTGGCGGCCTTATGGCCATCGTCGCTCAAGCGGGAGATCTTGTTGAGTCGAAGATAAAACGCATTTTCGGTGTCAAGGATACGAGCAATCTCATACCAGGGCACGGCGGATTGTTGGACCGACTCGACGGCGTTGTGGCCGTGGCACCGACGTTGGTCTTTATCAATTGGATTTGGGGAGGCGAAATCCTGACATGGTAG